In Takifugu rubripes chromosome 22, fTakRub1.2, whole genome shotgun sequence, the genomic window CGCAGCTTCCACCAAATGTGTCTAAACATTGATACGTGTCAAATGGTCGTGTTTCCAAATGCCGTTGCCGTGGGCGACGCCGGCGGTCGGGGAGGAAATGACGTCGTCTCTGTTTTCGTGGAGCAAAAACGTGATTTAAAGGACATCAAATTTAGCACCGAAACTAACGAGAAGACGGGAAACATGAATAACAGTTCTCAGCGTGCAGGAGGAGGttctggccccgctgacctTCATCCACCGCTTCGACCCCTGACGGAGCCCAGCGGGTCCGTTTGGGTCCAGGACGGCGGCGCACGGTCCTGCAGCTGGTGGCAGACGCACCGGCAGAAGCCGTAAGCTGTGACCATGACCAGGCCGGCAGGAACCAGGCTCACCAGCAGCACCGCCGGCCGGACCAGCGCTCGGGCCGAGCCACGGCTCCACAGAGTCCAGCGGGCCGGGCCCAGGCTGAGGGAGCGGGGGTGGAGGACCTCTGGGGCTCTCGGGGGCTCCGTGATGGTGATAACCACAAAGTTAGAGGAGGtgcggagggaggaggaagaggaaggaggattCCCACAAGAGTCCCTGACCAGGGAGCTCAGACATCGGGGGCTGAGAACCAGCTCTGTGCTCCCCTCTGTGTGCACGTggaggttcctctggttcctgctcCGAAGAGCCAGAACTGCCAGCAGGTTGCAGTCGTCTGGGAGGCTGCTCACCGCTCCCCCGGGCAACCTGGTGACGTAGCGGCAGAACGGACACACCACGGCGCCGGGAGGCGACTCCGCCAGGTCCTGGAGCTTCACAAGGCACTTGCTGCACAGAGGGTGGCAGCACTCCAGGACCTTGGGCCTGCAGATGCCCAGGTTGTACAGGCAGGAGCAGATCTTAcactccagctcctctgggctCAGCGTGGCCACAAAGCCTCCACCATCGTCCTTGCTGTGCAGCCCAACCACCATCTCGCCTACCGTCCCGGTCCTGGAGAGACAGGTTCAGGTCCTGGAAAGAGAGGTTCCGGTCCTGGAGAGACAGGTTCAGGtcctagagcaggggtggggaaccgttttcatatcgagggccatttcaatttttataaagtcctccgagggccatactattatgaacacatagggatgcaaaaaaaaaagtctataaccactgtgttactaagtctcatgattgctgcatttgagtttgaattatttatttagcacacatgcatataaaatcaccaaaaaaaatagaataaaatgacaaacaagtaaaatatgttttcatggtcatacaaaacaataaaaagaggtgcagagttgaggcaagagacccgtaagggcctgttcgaggcctctactcacaaaaactgcaatacaacaagataatcaagaaaagaaatgaaaagaaagacaataataataacaactagaaagcactgggagagcgcagacctccgccaagcgcaataattcctggcatattgtgatttccaccataaatattagtcccacatatactttgactacatatttagattccttgaccataaaaacataccgttagccgctggaatcataacaatatgtcttagttcaatagttattcacgaaaaaaaattcacgctttgaaacaattttactttgtccggcgcgagcgcctcagcggcggctacgaggcgcgttcacgaactctccttcgtcgtgaggtttcagcttcgtggctattaattcactcatcacaaaactagcacgcgtaatattcggtacatggtcgtgtgaaagctgcttgttgagcctccaaactccggcgaagagcgttaattttatccaaactcatctgtcctttcaactcgtcgagtttagcgtgtttcgctaagcatttttcgtccgtgtcaatcagtccagcccactacgtacatcacatgctgtgttcactgaccctgaacttgactcggacataacataaccgtctgttttatctcagaaaacgggaaaatatttcctcttgttacgaaagaaatttcaggatacgaaaggcaaaaatacgctaccgctgctactcgcagctcgcggagtttagcgaacggtcccactgtataagtgcacatataaaatataaaaatcttattgcattgcgggccggtagaaatggtctcgtaggccgtatatggcccggaggccgggggttccccacccctgtccTAGAGAGACAGGTTCAGGTCCCAGAGAGAGGTTCAGGTCCTGGAAAGAGAGGTTCAGGTCCTGGAGAGACAGGTTCAGGTCCTGGAAAGAGAGGTTCAGGTCCTGGAAAGAGAGGTTCAGGTCCTGGAGAGACAGGTTCAGGTCCTGGAAAGAGAGGTTCAGGTCCTGGAGAGACAGGTTCAGGTCCAGGAGAGACAGGTTCAGGTCCTGGAGAGACAGGTTCAGGTCCAGGAGAGACAGGTTCAGGTCCTAGAGAGACAGGCTCAGGTCCCAGAGAGAGGTTCAGGTCCTGGAAAGAGAGGTTCCGGTCCTGGAGAGAGGTTCAGGTCCTGGAGAGACAGGTTCAGGTCCTGGAAAGAGAGGTTCAGGTCCTAGAGAGACAGGTTCAGGTCCTGGATCAGAAAGGTTCCCATAAGTGAAGGTTGTGAGaggtccagagagagagagagagagagggaggagagagggaggagagaggggagagaggggggagagagagggaggagagggggggagaggggggggagagagagggaggagaggggggagagctAACTGTTAACACAGCATTCGAGGAGCACAAACAGACAACAAAGGAACATCTGAATGAACCAGAGCTGGAATTTTCGAGCCTGATCTGTTGTTGCTCTGAAAATTCTGTCCAATTAGTGGATgatgcgcacacgcacacacacacgcacacacacacacacacacacacttgaaccCTTTCATTACTCAGGTTTACCTCCTGTAATTGGACGTCACTAATGATGGACTTGCGCATGTAGTCTTCAATGTCAAAGACAAAAGGGTGCTGCCCAAAGTTAGCATCCACCACCTCCCCGGGGGTCTGGAGACCCACCGTTGGGTACAGGTTGGGCTGCAGCGGTGAGACATGAGAGAACAAAGAGACGAGGAGAAAACTGAGGAAATCTGAGGAACCCGTTTGTCCACAATATCCAAATCTACTGGCATCATTTAAAGAGCTGTAACCAGAGACGTGGCAGAAGATCACAGCTTCTGTGGCCACATGAAGAACCTCAGGAGATCCAGTGAACGAGCTAAACAGGTGATCCAGAAGGATCACTCATGCACGACCACAAGGACAAGTGTGTAGGACAACATGGAAGATCTGCTCCGCTTCCCACAGCAGAGCATCCAGAGcatgtgacagacagacagacaggcagacaggcagacagacaggcagacaggcagacagacaggaaggcagacaggcagatgtGTGCAGAATGTTTAAGAAGGAGCCCTCAGAATGGTTCCTGTTGAGGTGGAGCCGAGTCCTCATAGGAGCTCTTATAAAAGGTccgtttgtgttgtgttgctgtcacGGTCCAATAACCACAAAGGTCAGCGGCGCCGAGGTGACGTACGTGACGATCCGGCATTAGAGGAACATGAATGTCTGGCTCCTGGCCAAGCCCGTTTGGTTGCTCAATGGATTATTGTTGTGGCTAAGACTCTTATTTTCTGCTGCCATGAAAACGCTGCTGATCCCATCAGCTCCCTCTGAGGCAGCACAAGCGTCTCGCTCCGTTTCCACCGGTGACCAACGACGGCGACGCTCCCCAGCAGCTGGAGCCAACTCCAGCTAGAGccaccctcagctggagccacctccagctggagccaccctcagctggagccacctccagctggagccaccctcagctggagccaccctcagctggagccaccctcagctggagccacctcagctggagccaccctcagctggagccacctccagctggagccaccctcagctggagccaccctcagctggagccaccttcagctggagccaccctcagctggagccacctTCTTCTCCACCCATTGGTGGGtggttccacagcagcagctcagcaacgCTCCAGTCGTCCCTGGTTTCCTCCTCTAACGTTAGATCTCGTTGTCTGCAGCAAAGGTTCAAAGTGTGTGCGGCTGAAGGAGATGTTGGGGATTCcagtctcctgctgctgctgccggaggGAATGTTGGGAAcaacagaggagctgcagcttcttcacaTCTTCAGGATCCAGGACTtagaaacaggcagcagagctgatTCTGTTCCGGTTCCAGAAGCCACCAGCAGATTagagtagtaataataataataataataataataataataataataataataataataatcatattGTTGTGatgcttcgggggggggggggggggggggcagcgggaaCATCTCTATAAATAGCTTCATGTCCTACAATTTGCATTCATCAGAGGAAGTAACAGGTTCCTTGGATCAGGCTGTAGTCCGAGTACTTACGGGGAGGTCTGTGAAGGCGATACCtgcagagaagagcagagagtCCATCAttatgcacgcacgcacgcacgcaaatCTGATTCCTCGTGTTCTGAAATCAGACGGCGGTaacgctgctgctgtggtgctgctgtgctgctgctgtgtgctgctgtggtgctgctgctgtggtgctgctgctgtgtgctgctgctgtgctgctgtggtgctgctgctgtgtgctgctgctgtggtgctgctgctatggtgctgctgctgtggtgctgctgtgtggtgctgctgctgtgtggtgctgctgctgtggtgctgctgtgtggtgctgctgctgtgtggtgctgctgtgtggtgctgctgctgtgtggtgctgctgctgtggtgctgctgctgtgtgctgctgctgtgctgctgtgtggtgctgctgctgtggtgctgctgtgctgctgctgtgtgctgctgtggtgctgctgctgtggtgctgctgctgtggtgctgctgctgtgtggtgctgctgctgtgtgctgctgctgtgctgctgtgtggtgctgctgctgtggtgctgctgctgtgctgctgtggtgctgctgctgtgtgctgctgctgtgctgctgtgtggtgctgctgctgtggtgctgctgctatggtgctgctgctgtggtgctgctgtgtggtgctgctgctgtgtggtgctgctgctgtggtgctgctgtgtggtgctgctgctgtgtggtgctgctgtgtggtgctgctgctgtgtggtgctgctgctgtggtgctgctgctgtgtgctgctgctgtgctgctgtgtggtgctgctgctgtggcgctgctgtgctgctgtgtggtgctgctgtgctgctgctgctgtgttgctgtgtggtgctgctgctgtggtgctgctgtgtggtgctgctgctgtgtggtgctgctgctgtggtgctgctgtgtggtgctgctgctgtggcgctGCTGtgcggtgctgctgtgctgttgtgtggtgctgctgctgtgctgctgctgtgcttgtCGTGCACA contains:
- the rnf182 gene encoding E3 ubiquitin-protein ligase RNF182 is translated as MVVGLHSKDDGGGFVATLSPEELECKICSCLYNLGICRPKVLECCHPLCSKCLVKLQDLAESPPGAVVCPFCRYVTRLPGGAVSSLPDDCNLLAVLALRSRNQRNLHVHTEGSTELVLSPRCLSSLVRDSCGNPPSSSSSLRTSSNFVVITITEPPRAPEVLHPRSLSLGPARWTLWSRGSARALVRPAVLLVSLVPAGLVMVTAYGFCRCVCHQLQDRAPPSWTQTDPLGSVRGRSGG